In Mycoplasmopsis cynos, the following are encoded in one genomic region:
- the dcm gene encoding DNA (cytosine-5-)-methyltransferase, translated as MKKTIRILETFSGIGAQNKAITNINLERGEKVFDIVATTDWDARANISYAAMHHDLKINYKKILKQHNLTDVYRINNFLSNFSISLNSKKESKILLKDLLFKEYLSASILLSNNQVDITKLDPEILNKNDIDLVTYSFPCQGLSVANMGRAKGINNQESTSNLVWQIYRILSESKKKPKYLMMENVQNLLSKKFMPEYKKWKLSLKELGYKTFTVVIDGLDVGSIQKRKRVFALSVLKDVYTPFKNDKEFNEYIYFKNKSKKLTLEQRKTYFKRIFNFNTSLKENIKALINDTPSRRRMINTQKHINKSKDYIINTLTTKQDRIPCVGIIEHKNNIKGKLNYRFITPKEAYMLMGFSEKDFDKIKPFYEKNILTREALYKQAGNSIVVQAITSIFNVVEDIENMEKNNG; from the coding sequence ATGAAAAAGACTATCAGAATTTTGGAAACATTTTCAGGTATAGGTGCTCAAAATAAAGCAATAACAAATATAAACTTAGAAAGAGGTGAAAAGGTTTTTGATATAGTAGCAACAACTGATTGAGACGCAAGAGCAAATATATCGTATGCAGCAATGCATCATGATTTAAAAATAAATTATAAGAAAATTTTAAAGCAACATAATTTAACAGATGTATATCGCATAAATAATTTTCTAAGTAATTTTAGCATTTCATTAAATTCTAAAAAAGAATCTAAAATTTTATTGAAAGATTTATTGTTTAAAGAATATTTGTCTGCTTCAATTCTTTTAAGCAATAATCAAGTAGATATTACAAAATTAGATCCAGAAATATTAAATAAAAATGATATTGATTTAGTTACTTATTCTTTTCCTTGTCAAGGGCTCTCAGTTGCTAATATGGGTAGAGCAAAAGGAATAAACAATCAAGAATCAACTTCTAATTTAGTTTGACAAATATATAGAATTTTATCTGAATCCAAAAAGAAACCTAAGTATTTAATGATGGAAAACGTACAAAATTTATTATCGAAAAAGTTTATGCCAGAATACAAAAAGTGAAAATTATCACTTAAAGAATTAGGATATAAAACATTTACAGTAGTAATTGATGGATTAGATGTAGGTTCTATTCAAAAAAGGAAACGTGTATTTGCCTTAAGTGTTTTAAAAGATGTTTATACACCTTTTAAAAATGATAAAGAGTTTAATGAGTATATTTATTTTAAAAATAAATCAAAAAAGCTAACCTTAGAACAAAGAAAAACATATTTTAAAAGGATATTTAATTTTAATACATCTTTAAAAGAAAATATTAAAGCATTAATTAATGATACGCCTTCAAGAAGAAGAATGATTAATACTCAAAAGCACATAAATAAATCAAAAGATTACATTATTAATACATTAACAACAAAACAAGATAGAATTCCATGCGTCGGTATTATTGAACATAAAAATAATATAAAAGGAAAACTAAATTATAGATTTATTACGCCAAAAGAAGCATATATGTTAATGGGATTTAGTGAAAAAGATTTTGATAAAATTAAACCTTTTTATGAAAAAAATATTTTAACAAGAGAAGCATTATACAAACAAGCTGGTAATTCAATAGTCGTACAAGCTATTACATCTATTTTTAACGTTGTAGAAGATATTGAAAATATGGAGAAAAATAATGGATAA
- a CDS encoding single-stranded DNA-binding protein yields MNNTQKLKAFGYNIAKGMCKILDAPEKRETVNGKVFATARASFTSYTQRPGEAYTTYFSLIAFGKNATRLINNFQAGDFIRFIGKIYQKKYFNEQKNTESISLNVHILSMSKVDKFLNQKQMEDEYFSIEILSTLAQDPRKINDDTILLNVCYPNNSDDAEFITIFSKEKYLERLAPNEQNCFKKGKIIGIKFLPYGVKKTTSSGKIYIGITGQATTIFYVEDLIDDNPLIAKSTQNVELSAQETKELYESLFLD; encoded by the coding sequence ATGAATAATACACAAAAATTAAAAGCATTTGGCTACAATATTGCAAAAGGTATGTGTAAGATTTTAGATGCACCAGAAAAAAGAGAAACAGTAAATGGTAAAGTTTTTGCAACAGCAAGAGCATCATTTACATCATACACTCAAAGACCAGGTGAAGCATATACAACTTACTTTTCTTTAATTGCTTTTGGTAAGAATGCAACAAGATTAATAAATAATTTTCAAGCAGGGGACTTTATTAGATTTATTGGTAAGATTTATCAAAAAAAATATTTTAATGAACAAAAAAACACAGAATCTATATCTTTAAACGTGCATATTTTAAGTATGTCGAAAGTTGATAAATTTTTAAATCAAAAACAAATGGAGGACGAATATTTTTCAATTGAAATTTTAAGTACATTAGCACAAGACCCTAGAAAAATTAATGATGATACTATACTTTTAAATGTATGTTATCCTAATAATTCGGATGATGCAGAGTTTATAACAATATTTTCAAAAGAAAAATATTTAGAACGTTTAGCACCTAATGAACAAAATTGTTTTAAAAAAGGGAAGATTATAGGAATAAAATTTTTACCTTATGGAGTTAAAAAAACTACTTCATCAGGAAAAATTTATATAGGTATTACAGGACAAGCAACGACAATTTTTTATGTTGAAGACTTAATTGATGATAATCCATTAATTGCTAAATCAACTCAAAATGTAGAATTAAGCGCACAAGAGACAAAAGAATTATATGAAAGTTTATTTTTAGATTAA
- a CDS encoding DUF262 domain-containing protein: MDKSKWEKFFKDNGYEVWNIGTNVSTYIDNTVIEWIKFIDKNNSKINEYKNDSNEIINYYFSEASAIAFYCNYKEKNSNSTNKQLMNVLTSVNIIENKNNFKQVNPELIDFYQKQVNQIQKLSNKEIIYSFIRSELANLLKEYIINPLKNNESYNFDEFGCVNKNSQKTKFWFNVLLTMDSNYFESSFAKNWDIEFDNTYYKEFVSNLLGSHLVSENSSYDHVMGIFSDIISKIDNITNIKNVSWEFIDIKNSLTNDISNMNDKDETKEKNPLLDKLNNLTTNMDIISEVVSFKEFVECWDHLKYKIPIFQRIYSWDEQMIKGLFNNIFEGSKNNKNSFSFLNSIILMNVNNRYNIVDGQQRIISLLIIYLAIFRKAKYMGDEKTLNILKSLGSFGADKRNILYNLSDKFDENYDYYDQLRELYYLDDETKIDKKIRIYRNYNEIVREIEEKISYDNIKDFTKYFINNVKFNINLIKDDSENALNKIFQNMNQYSKRLGALDLLRNLVFEKTNGNNNFIKLFNNSINIFFRKNHKLDADENIKEILVFLDSWLAKSNKINKIDDINDCFYDNTTRAFEKFKILIDEFETSNNLILDIWKEIIIYEYAKTGSLIVINKLISNNATFFKNDAVLLKESVNEFSRKLEYIKFINFQIHHLTTGNSKSIYTPLIWTLIQKMQIFDNITNNKEKLLIFSKILHKIEKFGALWEISFEGQSFSKQILSITRDTLYKNDNIDETIANVIYNKLYEILPVSFRKLDKNTKINKYLEELKNLYDYEITDSDDKFKSPHNRIYKIIIGRVFNGFNNKKQPFWYEEYSSNEEREKSIDFINYSYEHFLPQRPNDDIKKCLNENDIDISTKYASLVFKIGNGVLLDKEDNAKMSNKSKKNYVLYGIRNITTQKAQIPGLKSLDSENDIFISPLPFASDEEKLNFTLDKFLKIQDSINKRSKEIINAYLYILFGDEIDNKEN, encoded by the coding sequence ATGGATAAAAGTAAATGAGAGAAATTTTTTAAAGATAATGGTTATGAAGTATGAAATATAGGCACCAATGTATCAACATATATTGATAATACGGTAATTGAGTGAATTAAATTTATTGATAAAAATAATTCAAAAATAAATGAATATAAAAATGATAGTAATGAAATTATTAATTACTATTTTAGTGAAGCGAGCGCTATTGCTTTTTATTGCAATTACAAAGAAAAAAATTCTAATTCGACTAATAAACAACTCATGAATGTTTTAACAAGCGTAAACATTATTGAAAATAAGAATAATTTTAAGCAAGTTAATCCAGAGTTGATAGATTTTTATCAAAAACAAGTGAACCAAATTCAAAAATTGTCTAATAAAGAAATAATATATAGTTTTATAAGAAGTGAATTAGCTAATTTATTAAAAGAATATATTATTAATCCTTTAAAAAATAATGAATCATATAACTTTGATGAATTTGGTTGTGTAAATAAAAATAGCCAAAAAACTAAATTTTGATTCAATGTATTATTAACTATGGATTCTAATTACTTTGAAAGTAGTTTTGCTAAAAATTGAGATATTGAATTCGATAACACATATTATAAGGAATTTGTTTCAAACTTACTGGGCAGCCATTTAGTTAGTGAGAATAGTTCATATGATCATGTTATGGGTATTTTTAGTGATATCATTTCAAAAATAGATAATATAACAAATATTAAGAATGTTTCATGAGAATTTATTGACATAAAGAATTCACTAACAAATGATATAAGTAATATGAATGATAAAGATGAAACAAAAGAAAAAAATCCTTTATTAGATAAACTTAATAATTTAACAACTAATATGGATATTATTTCAGAAGTAGTTTCATTTAAAGAATTTGTTGAATGTTGAGATCATTTAAAATATAAAATACCAATTTTTCAAAGAATTTATTCATGAGATGAGCAAATGATAAAAGGGTTATTTAATAACATCTTTGAAGGTTCTAAAAATAACAAAAATTCATTTTCATTTTTAAATAGTATTATTTTAATGAATGTTAATAATCGATACAACATAGTTGATGGACAACAAAGAATTATTTCATTACTTATTATTTATCTTGCTATTTTTAGAAAAGCAAAATATATGGGTGATGAAAAAACCTTAAATATATTAAAAAGTTTAGGTTCATTTGGAGCAGATAAACGAAATATTTTATATAATCTTAGTGATAAATTTGATGAAAACTATGATTATTATGATCAATTACGAGAGTTATATTATTTAGATGATGAAACAAAAATTGACAAGAAAATTAGAATATATAGAAATTATAATGAGATAGTTAGAGAAATTGAAGAAAAAATATCATATGATAATATAAAAGACTTTACCAAATATTTTATTAATAATGTTAAATTTAATATTAATCTTATTAAAGATGATAGTGAAAATGCTTTAAATAAAATATTTCAAAATATGAATCAATACAGTAAAAGACTCGGGGCTTTAGATTTATTAAGGAATTTAGTTTTTGAAAAAACAAATGGCAATAATAATTTTATTAAGCTATTTAATAATAGTATTAACATATTTTTTAGAAAAAACCATAAACTGGATGCTGATGAAAATATCAAAGAAATTCTAGTTTTTTTGGACTCATGATTGGCAAAATCGAATAAAATAAATAAAATAGATGATATCAATGATTGTTTTTATGATAATACAACAAGAGCATTTGAAAAATTTAAAATATTGATTGATGAATTTGAAACATCAAACAATCTTATTTTAGATATTTGAAAAGAAATCATAATATATGAATATGCCAAAACAGGTTCTTTAATAGTGATAAATAAATTAATAAGTAATAATGCAACTTTTTTTAAAAATGATGCTGTATTATTAAAAGAAAGTGTTAATGAATTTTCAAGAAAGTTAGAATATATCAAGTTTATAAATTTCCAAATTCATCATTTGACCACAGGAAACTCAAAATCAATTTATACACCCTTAATTTGAACATTAATACAAAAAATGCAAATTTTTGATAATATAACAAACAATAAAGAAAAATTATTGATTTTTAGTAAAATCTTACATAAGATTGAAAAATTTGGTGCTTTATGAGAAATTAGTTTTGAAGGTCAATCATTTAGCAAGCAAATTTTGTCAATAACAAGAGATACATTATATAAAAATGATAATATAGATGAAACAATTGCAAATGTTATTTATAATAAACTTTATGAAATTCTACCAGTATCTTTTAGAAAATTGGACAAAAATACTAAAATTAATAAGTATCTAGAAGAATTGAAAAATTTATATGACTATGAAATAACTGATAGTGATGATAAATTTAAATCACCACATAATAGAATTTATAAAATTATCATTGGTAGAGTATTTAATGGATTCAACAATAAAAAACAACCATTTTGGTATGAAGAATATAGTAGTAATGAAGAGAGAGAAAAATCTATTGATTTTATAAATTATTCATATGAACATTTTCTTCCTCAAAGACCGAATGATGATATTAAAAAGTGTTTAAATGAAAATGATATTGATATATCAACTAAATATGCATCTCTTGTTTTTAAAATAGGAAATGGTGTTCTTTTAGATAAAGAAGATAATGCTAAAATGAGTAATAAGTCAAAGAAGAATTATGTATTATATGGTATTAGAAATATAACAACCCAGAAAGCTCAAATACCCGGTTTAAAATCCTTAGATAGTGAGAATGATATTTTTATTAGTCCATTACCATTTGCTTCTGATGAAGAAAAATTAAATTTTACACTAGATAAGTTTTTAAAGATACAAGATTCTATCAATAAAAGATCAAAAGAAATTATTAATGCATATCTTTACATTTTATTTGGTGATGAAATAGATAATAAAGAGAACTAA
- a CDS encoding DnaB-like helicase C-terminal domain-containing protein produces the protein MNYLDGLKTPKNILTEWEQEDNKKSNIIKKTKFSIIDNELLGLRPGQFLIVGGRPGTGKTTFLINLINNIEQTLSENEYILFISFEQSSNEIVEKLFALNTCEKLKTFYEIDKKEILNRNPEATQKLKEQKILIYDNASLMVEQITTLINEIESNLNIKIKALFLDHIQITQTTINGNRYEKTSIVSRTLKITALQNNIPVIALSQLSRDYAKKTAAKPTAPNITDLRDSGNLEQDADIIMFLYELDNENDNLLKELGVSIVKNRNGRLTKSKVIFSPIFAKIWDFEEAAKLGITNSLKGAQNE, from the coding sequence ATGAATTATTTGGATGGTTTAAAAACACCAAAAAACATTCTTACGGAATGAGAGCAAGAAGATAATAAAAAAAGCAACATTATCAAAAAAACAAAATTTAGCATTATCGATAATGAATTGTTAGGTTTAAGACCAGGACAATTCTTAATAGTAGGAGGAAGACCAGGAACAGGAAAAACAACCTTTCTTATCAATCTAATTAATAACATAGAGCAAACATTATCAGAAAACGAATATATTTTATTTATCTCATTTGAACAGTCATCAAATGAAATTGTAGAAAAGTTATTTGCGCTTAATACTTGTGAAAAATTAAAAACCTTTTATGAAATTGATAAAAAAGAAATTTTAAACAGAAACCCAGAAGCAACGCAAAAACTTAAAGAGCAAAAAATATTAATTTATGATAATGCATCTTTAATGGTAGAACAGATAACAACATTGATAAATGAAATTGAAAGTAATTTAAATATAAAAATTAAAGCATTGTTTTTAGACCATATCCAAATTACACAAACAACAATAAATGGTAATCGTTATGAAAAGACTTCAATAGTTTCACGAACTTTAAAAATAACAGCATTGCAAAATAATATACCAGTAATTGCATTATCTCAATTATCAAGAGATTATGCAAAAAAGACAGCAGCAAAACCAACAGCACCTAACATCACAGACCTTAGAGATAGTGGTAATTTAGAACAAGACGCAGATATAATAATGTTTTTATATGAGCTTGATAATGAAAATGATAATCTTTTAAAAGAGTTAGGCGTTTCGATAGTTAAAAATAGAAATGGACGTTTAACAAAAAGTAAAGTTATATTTTCACCAATATTTGCAAAAATTTGAGATTTTGAAGAAGCAGCAAAATTAGGAATAACTAATTCTTTAAAAGGAGCGCAAAATGAATAA
- a CDS encoding tyrosine-type recombinase/integrase, with product MTLLEFLDIYLEQKSKTWKKTTKTIHTVILKKIITKNFKNSEEVFEVINNSETKKTTKINHLSVIKSFLSAYNKRMNKYVYEIEPLKIKGQTTPLKEPLSDKQMILLREEAKKSNDFEIYLMTEFLYENLPRFNEAIKILKENKFKFNELWGYYEVFEEASKNNKERQFIIPKHIQNEYEQWSKKNTFNLTYKKYSNWINEASKRVNKFLNISVNEKITSHSFRTYWITKWLNNGESTFNIMLKTGHVSDQVLINTYYRSSKEKIRENNAYLAKSSLENKAKKASKEYVIELEKTIHKLQLQIDNDKKTIKEFASKLAKFIV from the coding sequence ATGACTTTATTAGAATTTTTAGATATTTATTTAGAACAAAAATCTAAAACTTGAAAGAAAACAACTAAAACAATACATACTGTTATTTTAAAAAAAATAATAACAAAAAATTTTAAAAACAGTGAAGAAGTATTTGAAGTAATTAATAATTCTGAAACTAAAAAAACAACAAAAATAAATCATTTAAGCGTCATAAAATCATTTTTGAGCGCTTATAACAAAAGAATGAATAAATATGTTTATGAGATTGAACCTCTAAAAATTAAAGGTCAAACAACGCCACTTAAAGAGCCGTTATCTGATAAGCAAATGATTTTACTAAGAGAAGAAGCAAAAAAATCAAATGATTTTGAGATTTATTTAATGACTGAGTTTTTGTATGAAAACTTGCCTAGATTTAATGAAGCAATAAAAATTTTAAAAGAAAATAAATTTAAATTTAATGAGTTGTGAGGTTATTATGAAGTTTTTGAAGAAGCATCAAAAAATAATAAAGAACGTCAATTTATAATACCTAAACATATCCAAAATGAATACGAGCAATGAAGCAAAAAGAATACTTTTAACTTAACTTATAAAAAATATTCAAACTGAATAAATGAAGCATCAAAAAGAGTAAATAAATTCTTAAATATAAGTGTAAATGAAAAAATAACATCACATAGCTTTAGAACTTATTGAATTACTAAATGATTAAATAATGGTGAAAGCACATTTAATATAATGCTTAAAACAGGACACGTATCCGACCAAGTTTTAATAAATACATATTATCGCTCTTCGAAAGAAAAAATAAGAGAAAATAATGCGTACTTAGCAAAAAGCTCATTAGAAAATAAAGCAAAAAAAGCATCAAAAGAATACGTTATTGAATTAGAAAAAACAATACATAAATTACAATTACAAATCGATAATGATAAAAAGACAATTAAAGAATTTGCAAGTAAATTAGCAAAATTTATTGTTTAA
- the rbfA gene encoding 30S ribosome-binding factor RbfA yields the protein MNQISLRKKENQVQHLVASILMHDITNVNIQEPVVMDVKLSSDLSYLKVFVTLSGNEQKGIIALNNSALYVRKILAKSLDWRKVPEVKFYLDEVTENGSRIDQILREIQNQK from the coding sequence ATGAATCAAATTTCATTAAGAAAAAAAGAAAATCAAGTCCAACATTTGGTTGCTAGCATTTTAATGCATGATATCACAAATGTTAATATTCAAGAACCTGTTGTGATGGATGTAAAACTTTCATCAGATTTAAGTTATTTGAAAGTTTTTGTGACATTGAGTGGAAATGAACAGAAAGGAATTATTGCTTTGAATAATTCTGCTTTGTATGTAAGAAAGATACTTGCAAAATCACTTGATTGGAGAAAAGTTCCAGAGGTAAAATTTTATTTAGATGAAGTTACCGAAAATGGTTCTCGTATTGATCAAATTCTTAGAGAGATTCAAAATCAAAAATAA